The window TTGTCTTTTGGGAACATCGATTGTTTGTTGAACTCTCTCACTTTCGTTCTTCCTTGACTAACTCCTCTGTTTTAGAAATCTTTCCAGCTGAGTCTCTTGTTCCTTCTACAAATACTTTTAATCCTCCTTTGAACTTCTCTCCAgatattttttatgcttctcCTAGACAGGTTGCAGATGAACAGATTGATGACGAGCTACCCCACTTTAAGACTGGGTCCCCTGCTCCTACTCTGCCTGAAGATCCTCCACAAGACATTCCACCTCGCCACTCAACCCGGGTAAGATCCATTCCTCCACACCTACTTGACTATCATTGTTACACTGCCCTTGCTACACTTCACGAGCCTCAAACCTATCGTGAGGCCTCTACTGACCCTTTATGGCAGATTGCTATGAAAGAGGAACTTGATGCATTAACCAAAAACCATACTTGGGACCTGGTTCCTCTCCCTCCTGGACAATCTGtggttggttgtaagtggatctatAAGATCAAGACTCGCTCTGATGGATCCGTTGAGCGCTACAAGGCTCGTCTTGTTGCCAAAGGCTTTACACAGGAATAtgggattgattatgaagagacttttgctccagttgctcgTATCTCATCTGTTCGTGCCCTCTTAGCTGTTGCTGCTGCTCGTCATTGGGACCTTTTTTagatggatgttaaaaatgccttccttaatGGGGATCTGAGTGAAACAGTCTATATGCAACCTCCTCCTGGTCTCTCTGTTGAATCAAACAAGGTTTGTCATCTTCAACGTgcactttatggtcttaaacaagcccCACGAGCTTGGTTTGACAAGTTCAGCTCCACTATTTTTCACTTGGGTTACACTGTCAGTCCGTATGATTCTGCCTTATTTCTTCATCGTACTGATAAAGGCACTATTTTGCTtcttctatatgtggatgatatgatcataACTGGTAATGACCTTAGTGGCATTCAAGAACTCAAGGATTTTCTCAGTCAGcagtttgagatgaaagatcttggacatcTCAGCTATTTCCTGGGTCTTGAAATTACTCATTCCATAGATGGTCTTTATATTACTCAAGCCAAGTATGCTTCTGATCTGCTGTCTCAAGCCGGACTCACTGACAGTAAGAATGTTGACACTCCAGTCGAACTTAATGCGCATCTGACACCCTCTAGGGGGAAACCATTGTCTAATCCTTCTCTTTACAGACGATTGGTTGGCAGCTTAGTTTATCTCACagttactcgtccagacatctCCTATGCTGTTCATCAGGTGAGCTAGTATTTGTCTGCTCCACGATCAACTCACTATGCTGTTGTTCTGCGCATTCTTCGATACCTGAAGGGTACCATTTTTCATGGCCTTTTCtactcagctcaatctcctcttGTACTCTGTGCATtctctgatgctgattgggcaggagATCCTACTGATCGCAGGTCCACTACAGGTTACTGCTTCCTTCTtggttcttctttgatttcttggagaagtaagaaacaaacttttgtggCCCGCTCCAGTACTGAAGCAGAATATCGTGCCCTTGCTGATACCACATCTGATCTCCTTTGGCTAAGATGGCTTCTTAAGGATTTGGGTGTGTCCACCTCCTTTGCTACTCCCCTTTATTGTGACAACCAGAGTGCCATTCATATTGCTCACAATGATGTCTTTCATGAACGGACTAAACACATcgagattgattgtcattttaTCCGTTATCATCTTGTCCATGGTGCTCTTAAGCTTTTCTTCGTCTCCTCCAAAGATCAGCTTgcagatatcttcaccaagtcaCTTCCTACAAGACGCACTCGTGATTTAATTGACAACCTCAAGTTGGTCTCACATCCACCTTGAGTTTGAGGGGGGCTGTTAATGTATATTAagggtatattatgttatgggctttaggcccagttaggttacttgtaccacacacatatgcctcctatataaaggcaatgatgtatattctttcactgaggaaatacaatacaatctttcagtatttctaacaataaataaataaaaggtttagaaatattttttcaaataaaataaaataaaaaataaaaataaaaataaaacagtcTAGCAATCTTGTTTTAATGAAATAACAGttccaaaaatattctttttaataaaagaaagttttctTAGTAGAAAGTTTAGATAAATGTTTTTTGAGGAatctaattttgtttaataaaaattcaaaaaattgtttttaagaacaaacgGTCTAGAAattcatttgtttaataaaattttccaaaaagaaattgatttttaaataaaattgtccaaaaatttaattttaataaaatcatccaaaaattgatttttaaataaaattctctTTCCTTGATAagaatgggattaaaagtaatttttataaataaaggtcttaaagaattttttttaataagaataggATAAGTACACCTTTAAATAGAAGTGAAAgacctttttttaatatattgatgAACTAATCTCTTTCTAgatgaaatccaaaaaaaaaaattcttttttaataaattggaaTCCATGGGAATCAATTTGTGAAATTCTTTCTCTaaataaattagtaataaaaaatctttttctaagtaaaataaaaatatatatatttttaataaattgggtTGAAATTCCTTCTTATAAACTTGTAAATATCTTTCTTTAAGtttgtagaaatttttttaaaataaataaagattgaatcaaaacactttttaaaataaattagtaaaatttACCCTCTTCTTCATAAggtaaacaaaaatcatttcttgtaaattaaatcaaatcttCTGTAATAAATTGAAGCCTTGTGAATAAATAgattcaaatcattaatttgaaattggtgttaatattaatgaattctttgaaaatttttggaaattgtattatgatatttgaattaataaaatttttctaataaattattttgtgcaTTTCTTATGTATCATTTTTGCATATCCTTATAATTTGCTTTTGCATTACTCCATATacttatattattctttttttccaatatccatgattaattaattaattgtcataattcccTTTAACGATCTtagtaaaaacctttttaaGGCTTAAAAGAGTGTTACTATAGTagcttcccaataagtaacttaaCCTCTAAATTCAGATTCAGTTTTTGCTAACAcatcttttctttaaaaatggaGTTACACTAAggctttatttcttattttgttttcttttttttttttgaaaaaataataataataagtgatgactccaacttttcaaaaaaaaatgagttttttacaataaaaacaaatttcatcatcaagTAGGAACGCACATGAAAAAAGTGGGTTCACAATtgtcactactacaaaaaatgtaatttatgacGTTTTTTTTCTTGACGCTTATATAAAGTGccattatttattctaaaaaatgggTATTAATGACGCTTGCATTATCTTGGCGCTTTAATGGGAGAAATAATGACGTTTTtaaataatgacgcttttttaagcgtcattgtacaatgaatttaaaataatgacgcttttttaAGTGCCATTGTAGGAGAACCTCAACCTTGGCGCTTTTAAAAGCGTCATTGTACAATGCATTTCAAATAATGACGTTTTTTTAAGTGCCATTGTAGGAGAACCTCAACCTTGGCGCTTTTAAAAGCGTCATTTTCTGTTCATTTTATAATTActcacatttttcaattaaaaaaaaaagtgataaacgTTATAAACCCTTTTCTATACCCGATGCCCACACTCAAGTCATTACCAACTCTGTCTCTAACTGAACCAGCAAGCTCCAGCCAATTTCGAAAGCTAGGGTTTTTTTAGATTCGTAGGTTGGGAGAGGCAAGAGGCAGCAAAGGCAGGTGCCTTCGGTTGAAGAGGTAAGCAAGGAGGAAAGGTCGAAGAACCAGAGGaacagaggaaagaaaagaagggagAACAAAAAACCCTGAAGAGAGAGTTGTCGGGTACGAGCCCATATGTTCTCGTTTTCCCATGGATTCACATTCTTCACTATTGATTTCTGGGATTTGAGTGTGAATGCTTGCAAATCTGTTGtggtttttgtttattattagttattttcttggtttgcaTCTCCGATAAAAAGCCTCTGTTTTTAGGCTCAGTTGTgtctctcctctgtttttgttctCTGGTTCTTATGTTCTCTAGAAGATTTGGAAACGGTTCTGGTGTGTTGTTCCATTTGTGTACAATGGTTCATGCCGAAAGGAGCTTGCTTTCCATGGAGTTGTAGGTACTGCCTATAacttgtttgatgaaatgccatTTCGAGATATGGGCTCTTGGAATGCATAGAaagtttttcaacaatttttattaagggaTGTAGTGTCTTGGAACTCAATAATTGCTGCCTATTAAGCAGAATCATGTGGcttttggaataaataaaaaaaatttcttcagggGGCGCTGCCCCCTTCAACCCCCACGAGCTGACCGGGCAGCTCGATCCCCGCAAGCTGACCGGGTAGCTCGACCCCCGCGAGCTGACCGGGCAGCTCGACCCCCGACATCCCAAGCGAAGTGCAACATTTACTACTAATTTAAGCATCACAATCTGACATAGGCTTCATTGCTTATGTTACAAAAGatgctattcaacttcatttttaaatgggttacacaacatgttatctaattaataataacgTCATGTTTGGTTCATCTATTCAATAAACTAATTGAGATTTGACACCCCACTTATGACCACAAACTAGAATGGTCACCCCCAACATAAGTAGAACACATGTCAAGGTGCAACTTAGCTCTACTTTAGCCTTACTTGGGAAATCTACCCAAGTCTAAgcctaaaaacaaaatgaaaaaaatatcatgatattatattaatacaaattatatGTATCTATATTgattatctaattaatcaagaCTCTAAAAAATGAGTAACTTTGATAAATCATTTTGGGGGTTGGAGATGAACCAATTTTAACATGAACTTTATGTAGTGGGTCTTTAATGGATTTAGCCAAGTTTGTGAACTTAGGCCTACAATGTGATGCTTACaaacaatattttcctattctcACCATTGcaattgatatgaataatttataatacataactagatgtaatattttaataagtatttatgttttagttttaatcaaCTATGCATGCATGAAACCTTAGAATTCCCGTTCAAGTATCATTGTGAGACAGAAGTTTCTCTTATTACATACTAAGACAATAAGTTGTCAAAATGTGAAATGTGGGTATATTTAAGCTAGTTTCAAGTTGACAACTACTAAATTTGTCTTCCATGTGATAAAGATCTTTTCTCTGCAAATGATGTTTGAATTGTCCAGTTGGACAGTGTAGGAAAACATGATATCTATGAAGTTAATTGCTtgttcttaattcaatttttagaaaatttggtagtctttcttcttgttctctgggtgcatatttggacaaggtCACATATTGTGCCTTAtccattttgtgtacttggagaactatagGGAAATGCTGccgaaatttctttaaaatgaatttaagtatATTGGCAATTGACacatagggattatgtattcctatatgggataggaaccaccACCAAATTAAGGATGTTGGAGATGTTAGAATGCCTAAATCATGTATAAATCACTTGCTTCTATTCATTCGAATCTTAGTTCCATTCGTTAATTGTTTAAGTTCATGGTATCATTGTCTCATGTGGttatgtgtttttaaaattttcaaacttggtGTATTCAATAATATAAGAGAAGACTAAAAGTTAGATCTTGCTTTTCATTCCTATTCATGAATAAAGCAAACATCATGAATGAACTAAGATCCATTTTTTATGCTAATATTGAATAACCTAATATACTAATTATGTTTCTTGTCATATTGCTTATTGTTAGATGACTTGCACATTGTCGTTTTTTGGATTGGTCTAAGTTTTGTGACAATGtgggaaattttaatttggtagattatatattttaagCCTATTAATaggattttattaataactttagTTGTTGGTGGTATCTAGGACTTGTGTTTATTGTACATCAAATGGATCATTCTTGGATGTCAAAGGATAGGAGATCAAAGGATTATGCAGATGGGGTAGAAAGCTTTATCGCATTTGCATTACAATATTCCACATATAAAAACTCCATTAAATGTCCATGCCTTCAGTGTGGTAATATGATATTCCACACTCctcaaaaaattagagaacatTTATTCTTCTATGGAATTGATCAGAGTTACCAtacatggtattggcatggagaCGCTGCTCCAAGTGGACCACCAACTAGTAGGGCAGAATGGCATCATACAGTTGAATTTAACGATGTGGATAGTACAATAGAAATGGTTCAAGTTGCATATGATGATCGTAAGAATGACCCAAAATTGTTTGAAACATTACTTGAAGATGCTCAAAAACCTTTATATCCTGGTTGTAGAAACTTTACAAAGTTATCTGCATTGGTCAAATTATACAACCTGAAAGCACGATATGGATGGTCTGATAAAAGCTTTTCAGAGCTTTTAAGTATTCTTGGAGATATGTTGCCTCTAAACAATGAGTTGCCTCTATCTatgtatgaagcaaaaaaaacattgaatacaTTGGGAatggaatatgagaaaatacatgCATGTCCCAATGATTGCATATTGTATAGAAATGAGTTGAAGGATGCAACTTCTTGTCCTACTTGTGGAACTTCAAGGTGGAAGTTAGATGGAACAGGTACTAAAAAGAGGAAGGGAGTCCCTGCAAAAGTAATGTGGTATTTTCCTCCTAttccaagatttagaagattGTTTCAGTccccaaaaattgcaaaagacctCATATGGCATGCtcaagaaagagaatttgatgGTAAAATGCGTCATCCATCTGACTCCCCATCATGGAAGCTAGTTGATCACAGATGGCCTGATTTTGCTTCAGAACCTAGAAACCTTAGACTTGCCATTTCAGCAGATGGTATAAATCCTCATAGTTCAATGAGCAGTAGACATAGTTGTTGGCCTATTATAATGGTCATTTACAACCTTCCTCCTTGGTTGTGCATGAAAAGGAAGTTTATGATGTTATCTTTATTAATATCAGGTCCGCGACAACCTGGAAATGACATTGATGTTTATTTAGCACCATTATTGGATGACTTAAAAATGTTGTGGGATGTAGGGGTTGAATGTTATGATGTGCATCAGCAAGAGGTCTTTACATTAAGAGCTGTTCTACTATGGACAATCAATGATTTTCCTGCATATGGTAACTTATCTGGTTGTGTAGTTAAAGGATATTTTGCATGTCCCATATGTGGGGAAGATACATACTCTCATAGATTGAAGCATGGGAAAAAGAACTCATATACAGGTCACAGAAGATTTCTTCCTTGCAACCATCCttttaggaaacaaaagaaGGCATTTAATGGTAAACAAGAGTTTAGCTCACCTCCGCAACCATTAAGTGGAGAGGAAATCCTAAGGAAAATTGATGTCATTTCTAATtcatggggaaaaaaataaaaactcccgAGGCAAGTTAAATGTCAATACTACAAATTGTTGGAAAAAGAAGTCCATATTCTTTGATCTTGAGTATTGGAAATACCTACATGTTCGTCATAGCTTGGATGTAATGCACATAGAGAATAATGTTTGTGAAAGCATCATTGGTACCTTACTCAACATTCCAGGTAAGACGAACGATGGACTTAATTCTCGCCTAGACCTGCTAGAGATGGGCTTAAGGTGTGAATTGGGGCCAAGGTTTGAATCAAATCGAACTTATCTCCCACCTGCATGTTATACGTTATCTAAAGTGGAGAAAAAGGTTTTTTGCCAAACTTTATCACAATTAAAGGTTCCTGAAGGTTATTGCTCTAACATGAGAAACCTTGTGTCAATGGAAGACTTGAAGCTTTATGGTCTTAAATCGCATGACTATCATACATTAATGCAACAGTTGTTGCCAATGTCATTACGATCCCTTTTGCCAAAGCATGTAAGACATGCTATTTGCAGATTGAGCTTTTTTTTCAATGCTCTGTGTAGCAAAGTGGTTGATGTGTCTACACTGGATAAGTTACAAAATGATTTGGTGGTGACATTATGCTTGCTTGAGAAGTACTTTCCACCTTCCTTCTTTGATATCATGCTTCATCTTACTGTACATCTTGTAAGGGATGTGAGACTTTGTGGACCAGTTTACCTAAGGtggatgtacccatttgaaagattcatgaaagttttgaaagggTATGTACGAAACCGTAATCGGCCTGAAGGTTGTATCGCTGAATGCTATATTGCAGAGGAAGCTATTGAATTTTGTACAGAGGATTTATCAAATGTAGATGCGATTGGGATTCCTATTAGTGCAAACATTGACCAAAAAGTTGGGGCGCCAATACCTGGAGGTCAAGTTGTGACAATTGATTCCAATTTGTGGTTACATGCACATCATTATGTTTTAGAGAATACAACTATTGTTCAACCTTATATTGAGTAAGAACCACTAACACTTAATATTTGTGTCTGAtacttaaaataactttaagacattaactttgaatttcttataaataattacATAGAGAGCACATGGAatggttgaaattgaaaaatcctCGTCAATCAAAAAGACAAAAGTGGCTCCAGGATGAACACCTGCGGACTTTTACTTATTGGTTGAGAAAAAAGGTATTGGAATGGTGTTAAAATGTGAAGTATTCTTTTTACTAATGTTTAACATGCATAAtaactattatttataattacagaTTGAAGCTGCAATTGGTAATAATGAACCTATATCTGAAACCCTTAAGTGGATAGCTCATGGTCCTAGCCATTATGTCTCTAAATATCATGGATATGTCATTAATGGGTGTCGATACCATACCAAGGAACGAGATGACTTACGAGCTACCCAAAATAGTGGAGTTAGTATTGTAGCTTCAACAATGCAAATCGCAAGTGCAAAGGATCAAAATCCAGTGTTTGGTGAGCTTTGTTTCTATGGCATTATTACCGAGATCTGGGACCTTGATTATACCATGTTTAGGATACCGgttttcaagtgtgattgggtTGATAATAAAAATGGCATAAAAGTTGATGATCTTGGCTTTACATTAGTTGACTTTAGCAAAATTGCTCATAAATCAGatcctttcattttggcatCCCAAGCTAAGCAAGTATTTTATGTGCAAGACCAACTTGATCCAAGATGGTCGGTTGTTTTGTCAACTCCTCAAAAAGATTTCTTGGATATGGAAGGAGGTGAAGACTTTGTTGACAATTCGATTGAACACCATCCCTTTATAGGGGCATTGCCACAAATTGAAGCGTTTGATGTAATGGATGACTCAGATGCAACATGTATGCGTGGCGATTGTGAGGGGATTTGGATTGAGAACAAATCCTCTATGTAGCTGTATTTTAATGCTAATGTATGAATAAAGGCCATGGAATGGGTTGCAACAGCCACAAAACAGgtaatttttatcctttctttatttttttgcacaAAATATTGACCATTCTTTAACATCTCCCAATAACATATTTACTAAACCTTTTCCCTAAATTGTGCATGGAAGATACTAAATTAGTTATGTTTGtgagtaaaaaaattatgaaattttttattatcaatatgCATGTTgtgttttccaaacttaatgTAACACAAACCGATAGTCCAAAAGCTTTCATAAGTTCTTATGGGCTTGATGAACTTGTTGAAACCACGTGCTCCTTCCATGTTGATTCTTATAGGAAATTCCTACTGCAAATTTAGCTTTCTTATACAAAGGCCCTTGGGTtgcttaaaataaatgaaatgttaAACAAAgtgggacaaaaaaaaaagtttaaatgaaGTGTTATCCTTGTTATATGATGAACAATTCTAAAAAGATCTATTGAATTCATGATCTATTACATTTCATTGTGCAATGATTATGGATTTGTTTCTTTGAAAAGttatgttttacaattattcTTTGACTAGGTTATatgcaatataattttaactaatctttatcattttttattttttttgttacaagaatGGAGAcaaaggaaggagaaaaacCCATAAAAAGGAAGTACAGAGGGATGACACGGAAGcatatgattataaaaaacagAAGCAAGGGGTTAAGTTGCCGGTTAAGTACAATCTTGATGGCATTTTCATAGGAGAATCAGCAGTTCATCTAACAAGCTACTTAGGAGTGTTAGCACGCACTATGGTGCCAATAAGATATAAAACTTGGCATGTTGTACCTAAACAGTTGAAGGATAAGTTATGGGACAGCATTGAGGTAaccatttcttatttaaatcaCTTTGATGCAAAATGTCTATCATTCTTAACCTCTTGAAATTACTAAAGTTTGGTATTAATGTGCAGACTGCTTTTTCATTAAATCATAAAAGCAGGAGGAATTGTATGTTAACAATGGGAAAATGCTTTCGGTCCTTTAAGAACTTGCTAACAGTGAAGTACATTCTTCCTTTCGAAGACCAACCAGAGCTCCTCAAAAGACCACCAATTCAATAACTTTTATTGAGGATGAAGATTGGACAATATTTGTCAAAGATAGATTGTCTGACAACTTTAAGGTATAATAAGACTCTTTACATacctcttattcacattcattaattataaaattttaatttataggaATATCgagaaattcaaaaagaaagaagaaagagaaacatTTATAATCACCATCTAAGTAGGAAAGGATATGCCGGTCTTGAGGAAGAGATGGTAAGTGTAAGCCTAttaattgctttttatttattttatgcataaTACATAATAGGgttatatgataattatattatacattGTCCTATTTTGAAAGATGGTTGCAAGTGGATCAACTGAAACTATTGATCGAAGCATATTGTGGAAGAAagcaagggaaaaaaaggacGGCACCTTTGATGAAGTGGCCATACCAGTAATTGAGAAAATAGTAAgtgaatattttcaattttaattacatatatttataataagttatttacAATAACAAATTTGCAATTTaactttataattaatattttttaaggacaAGCTATTGAAAGAGTCTCAAGAGAATGGTAGAAGTGTTAGTGGAAGTAATGATATACTTGTGGAAGCATTGGGTACTCCTGAGTATAGTGGTCGAGTTAGGGCCAAAGGGAAGCACTACACACCTCGCCAATATTTCAATAGTGCTGCAGATCGTGCTGTCAGGGATTTCATAGCAGCATCTAAAGAAGAACAAAGAATATTTCAGGCAAAAGTGCTAGCAAAACTGTCTCAAGTAGGAGCTGTTATTCCCCAATCTGATGTTAGCAGTTCCAAACATGAAGCAAAAACAACTTCTCCTACCAGAAGCAGTAGATAAGCCAATCCGTAAAGTTGAAGATGTGACCCCACCAGAAGCAATAGAACCATAGAAGAAGGTATTTATTCAGTTAAGCTAATTTGATGACAAAGTTTCCTCTAATAcgagaaataatttaatttaatttgttgtttgaaTTGACTTCAAATGTTGGTGGCAACATATATGGTCTTCTTTGATGTGGCAACATATAATAGGATATGTCTAAATTATGGGTTGAGTTATATGCAATGGACTAAAATGTTATCATGCAAGTTTGTTGCAATTGAATGTAAATGAAATTGCATTTATCATTGTAATAGGAGCTATAAGGTGATTGATGATGATAATGCATTTATGTTAGTTTTGTATAAACCCACTAATATTGAAGTGATTATTGTGAATTGAGTTTGTAGGTTAGAAAATGTGAGCTGGCCATAGGCACCAAGGAAAATATAGTGGCAGGTGGAACAATTATACTTGAATGTGGTCCCAACTATTTATAGTTGTTGATGCTCCTTATGATTCAAGTGCACCCCTTCCCATTCCTATTCCTGGACAAACTACTACTGTTGGGGCTGCAATTGGTTACCAAGTTTGTGGCCAACTGATTTGGTCATCATCAGTACTCCCATCTTAGTAAGTAAATTTAATTACCAAACTTTATagtgactatatatatatatatatatatatatatatatataaactagtTAATTTGATTTGTACCATGGTTCTTAATTGTATAGGCATCTAAGAaagcaaagaaacaaaaagtaaatgaaGTTGAAGTCAAATCCAAGGGTGAAAAACCACAAGATATGAAAAATTTTGAGACATTGGTTGGCCTCATGCTGAGTACATCAAGAGCACACCCTATAAACTTCCCAGATGATGTTTTTGGTGAGAGTTGCAAGACCTTCATGATGAAAGAAGATATGGAAATGATAATATCATTAAAAGAAGTGTCATCCAATTGTATTTTATACTACATCTGGTAggggattttataatttttgaatgaCTTTTCACAAGATTATGAGATAGAAGGTTATTTTCTAATGACCTATAATGATTGTTGATAACTTGTCATGTGGGTTATAATCAGGCATTTGCATAGAAAGTTGATTGATGCAAAGCAGGCCGAACGATATGTTTTTGTCAATCCGGCATTGGTCTCAAAAGCTGGAATGGGAgagggaagcaaggaaaacaggTCAAGGGTTATTGCAGATCGACTAAAGAATACAAAGCATGCTGAATATATGCTTATTCCATACAACCCAGAGTAACCTTTTATCCTAAATATCAATATGGTGTTTGTAAGTTAGTTTGTGATGTTTGAATTTGTGGATGctatattacaattttcatttcttttctttagtttCCATTGGGTGTTAGTGGCATTggagatgaagaaaatgattgCATATTACCTTGATCCAATGGGCTATCAACCATGTGATGATCTTAAGGACATAGTTAACATGTAAGTATATATTTTCTcctatttaatacaattgatagtgtctaaataacatctttttaattctttttgtagGGCAATGAGAATCAACCCACcggaaaaacagaaaacatcaAAGAGGGAGCCAACTTGGGTGAAAGTGGTTGTAAGTACTTATTTGtttagattaaaatatattgctTCACCACTTAATTTAtgacaaaattagaaaatggatgGTTATTAATATGATCATCAATAAGATGCTAAAGAAGTAAGAACATCATTCTAGTGTTTATTGCAATTGTTGATATTTTCCTATAGTGCCCAAGACAACCAGGTAGTGTGGAATGTGGGTATTATGTGATGAGATATATGAAGGAAATCATTGCTAATCCAAACCAACTAACATCAAAGGTTTGCACTCAATTCAATTCATATGGTTGGTCATTTTactatagcattttttttttttt is drawn from Vitis riparia cultivar Riparia Gloire de Montpellier isolate 1030 chromosome 18, EGFV_Vit.rip_1.0, whole genome shotgun sequence and contains these coding sequences:
- the LOC117905634 gene encoding uncharacterized protein LOC117905634, which produces MMVASGSTETIDRSILWKKAREKKDGTFDEVAIPVIEKIDKLLKESQENGRSVSGSNDILVEALGTPEYSGRVRAKGKHYTPRQYFNSAADRAVRDFIAASKEEQRIFQAKVLAKLSQQFQT
- the LOC117905635 gene encoding uncharacterized protein LOC117905635, which produces MKNFETLVGLMLSTSRAHPINFPDDVFGESCKTFMMKEDMEMIISLKEVSSNCILYYIWHLHRKLIDAKQAERYVFVNPALVSKAGMGEGSKENRSRVIADRLKNTKHAEYMLIPYNPDFHWVLVALEMKKMIAYYLDPMGYQPCDDLKDIVNMAMRINPPEKQKTSKREPTWVKVVCPRQPGSVECGYYVMRYMKEIIANPNQLTSKFCGKKSYSEMEINEVRSDWVMLVTQLIITHV